Proteins encoded together in one Pirellulales bacterium window:
- a CDS encoding nucleoside deaminase: MTVSKLDAPRDESGRRRFLMGLAAGGVVGATTAWLPRRKRSQGNSTEEIKATPDANSTSSVAAELPLNHDRFMRLAIAQAREVPKLPFGAVLVDIHSGNVAAEGHNRSADSPTFHGEIDVINRLAAKQPDADWPALALYTTAEPCPMCQAAIEWAGISWVVYGSSIPFLQRLGWWQIDIRAEEVLRRTTFRKTKILGGVLEEECNALFLAVPKRVPRTDEESK, translated from the coding sequence ATGACGGTATCGAAGCTTGACGCGCCGCGCGACGAATCGGGGCGTCGCCGCTTTCTGATGGGCCTTGCCGCTGGCGGTGTTGTTGGCGCCACGACCGCCTGGTTGCCCCGTCGCAAGCGATCTCAGGGCAACTCTACTGAAGAGATCAAGGCAACACCCGATGCCAATTCCACATCCTCAGTCGCCGCCGAGTTGCCGCTGAATCACGATCGCTTTATGCGCCTTGCGATTGCCCAGGCACGCGAAGTGCCGAAACTACCTTTCGGAGCGGTGCTGGTCGACATCCACTCGGGCAATGTCGCTGCCGAAGGCCATAATCGCTCGGCCGATAGTCCTACGTTTCACGGCGAAATCGACGTCATTAATCGGCTCGCCGCCAAACAACCTGATGCGGATTGGCCGGCACTGGCACTTTACACCACGGCCGAGCCGTGTCCGATGTGTCAGGCAGCCATCGAATGGGCCGGCATCAGCTGGGTCGTCTACGGCTCGTCGATTCCCTTCTTGCAACGGCTCGGATGGTGGCAAATCGACATTCGGGCTGAGGAAGTTTTGCGCCGCACCACTTTTCGCAAGACGAAGATCCTGGGGGGCGTGCTCGAAGAGGAATGCAATGCCCTTTTCCTCGCCGTGCCGAAACGAGTGCCGCGTACCGACGAGGAAAGTAAATAG